Proteins encoded by one window of Tubulanus polymorphus chromosome 7, tnTubPoly1.2, whole genome shotgun sequence:
- the LOC141908499 gene encoding galanin receptor type 1-like, producing MVITENAVFSVARYYMAYVNPFIIFSGVVGNVLTLVVLPTIRNKVHSATVTYLLCLAVSDLLVLFSSSIPEWYGIHLPAVIDHDSDSSSTFPRLNILTISDAACKNLFYIYDASSTISAWILVIFAVERCIAIWFPLNVSTLVTKRRRYVAVFFVICLACLTRFPSFLYAAVHSPVGINVTICSIKPSNLAPGMFQLYSILQYMLHTTIPWAAICTNSALVLARIRSPYGHLRSASAVNIKRDRKCLLNLMAVNGAFIILLGPQTIIGTLYTCSRSQSSDLSFIPAGFTSHLTHLFELSVLAKNIAAVNHSINNVIYTYNIKQYREGLKRIFCCRRNDDSSARYLNRRSAISARRSSETDL from the coding sequence ATGGTTATCACCGAAAATGCCGTTTTCAGCGTTGCTAGATATTACATGGCTTACGTCAATCCGTTTATCATATTCTCGGGAGTTGTCGGAAACGTGTTGACGCTCGTCGTCCTACCGACAATTCGTAACAAAGTGCACAGCGCGACGGTAACGTATTTACTCTGTCTGGCGGTCAGCGACTTGCTCGTTCTATTTTCGTCGAGTATTCCGGAGTGGTACGGAATTCACTTACCGGCCGTCATCGATCACGACAGCGACTCGTCGTCGACTTTTCCCAGGTTGAACATCCTCACAATCAGCGACGCGGCATGCAAGAACCTTTTCTACATCTACGACGCTTCCTCGACGATTTCCGCGTGGATTCTGGTCATATTTGCCGTGGAACGATGCATAGCCATTTGGTTTCCGCTCAACGTTTCTACCCTGGTCACCAAACGGCGTAGGTACGTGGCGGTATTTTTTGTCATCTGTCTTGCGTGTCTCACTCGCTTCCCGTCGTTTCTCTACGCCGCTGTTCATTCGCCTGTCGGCATTAACGTAACGATATGTTCGATCAAACCTTCCAATCTGGCACCGGGCATGTTTCAGTTGTATTCCATTCTCCAGTACATGCTGCATACGACAATTCCGTGGGCGGCTATTTGTACTAACTCGGCCCTAGTCCTGGCTCGGATACGCTCGCCTTACGGGCACCTCAGATCGGCTTCCGCTGTAAACATCAAACGCGATCGTAAATGCTTGCTGAATCTGATGGCCGTCAACGGCGCGTTTATCATCTTACTCGGCCCGCAGACTATCATCGGAACCTTGTACACGTGCTCGCGAAGTCAGAGTAGCGATTTGAGTTTCATACCGGCCGGGTTCACGTCTCATTTGACGCATCTGTTCGAATTGAGCGTCCTGGCGAAGAACATCGCCGCGGTGAATCATTCGATAAACAACGTAATTTACACGTACAACATCAAACAGTATCGCGAAGGTTTGAAGCGAATTTTCTGCTGTCGACGAAACGACGATTCATCGGCGAGATACCTGAATCGGCGTAGCGCTATCAGTGCACGTCGGTCATCGGAAACGGATTTATAG